A portion of the Macaca mulatta isolate MMU2019108-1 chromosome 4, T2T-MMU8v2.0, whole genome shotgun sequence genome contains these proteins:
- the TREML4 gene encoding trem-like transcript 4 protein, whose translation MRDTGNLGQNQAEHLTPSPERTPFFILSSTVRNRFGLEWPGRVHTCCFYLCCCCSWPQGTMPEELHKHTGQTLLLQCQYSPKTGPYQSKTWCQQTSPDWCTILVTSSKPRTAVQKSRYTIWDEPDAGFFNITMIQLTQNDSGFYWCGIYNTSKKVISVLRDINLVVSPAPTTSPMWTFPWLATSTVLITSPEGTSGHPSIKGSETRKSSALAQVARLLVSVLCGLLMAKCLML comes from the exons ATGAGAGACACTGGGAACCTGGGGCAGAATCAGGCAGAGCATCTGACTCCCTCTCCTGAGAGGACTCCCTTTTTTATCCTCTCCTCCACTGTCAGAAACAGATTTGGGCTGGAATGGCCTGGGAGGGTCCACACCTGCTGCTTCTAcctgtgctgctgctgctcctggcctcag GGCACCATGCCTGAAGAACTTCACAAACACACAGGACAGACCCTTCTCCTGCAATGCCAGTACTCACCCAAGACAGGACCCTATCAGTCCAAGACCTGGTGTCAGCAGACATCTCCAGATTGGTGTACCATACTTGTCACCAGCTCCAAGCCCCGGACAGCAGTTCAGAAGTCTCGTTACACAATCTGGGATGAGCCCGACGCTGGCTTCTTCAACATCACCATGATTCAGCTGACACAGAACGACTCAGGATTCTACTGGTGTGGAATTTACAACACTTCCAAAAAAGTCATCAGTGTTCTTAGAGATATCAATCTGGTGGTGTCTCCAG CCCCAACAACGTCTCCTATGTGGACCTTCCCCTGGCTCGCAACAAGCACAG TTCTGATCACTTCTCCAGAGGGGACCTCTGGCCATCCCTCCATCAAGGGCTCTGAGACCAG GAAATCAAGTGCCTTGGCTCAGGTGGCCCGTTTGCTGGTCTCTGTGCTGTGTGGACTCCTCATGGCCAAGTGCCTGATGCTGTGA